A genomic segment from Actinoplanes sichuanensis encodes:
- a CDS encoding thiamine pyrophosphate-requiring protein produces MAGRTVSDLLVERLSAWGVDRVFGYSGDGIDGVMGALRRAGKPAFVQARHEEAAAFMAVGHAKYTGRPGVCVSTQGPGAVHLLNGLYDAKLDGKPVVAIVGQQASTVLGSAYQQEIDLVRLFGDVCAQFVQAAHTPEQMPMLIDRAFRIAMTTRGPTCVILPHDVQKASAPDPGTHEHGVMMTSPGLRPARVVPYDEDLRAAAEVLTAGERVAIMVGQGAYGAADEIVELADRLGAGVTTSLLGKPVLDEGLPFHTGVMGHLGTTASAELMRECDTLLLVGTNDPWTEFYPAPGQARAVQIDIDGRQLGVRYPVEVALVGDAGETVRALLASIEARGDRAWRERVEASVRRWHDVARSRAAAAAEPMNPQHVIRSLSGRLPGDGRVAVDVGSVVYWYARHLRLPRGVPAHLSSTLASMGCGVPYGIAAKLSAPHSPVVVLTGDGAMQMSGLAELVTVAARWRQWADPRFVVCVLNNRDLAEVSWEQREAEGEPRFAESQELPDLPYAGYAELLGLRGVRVTSAGEMEQAWEAALAADRPFVIDAVVDPSVPLLPPGQPFENVKAMYAGLAEEQGPQARRAEAHLRRERADEGYDDVAV; encoded by the coding sequence ATGGCTGGCCGTACGGTGTCGGATCTGCTGGTGGAACGTTTGTCGGCGTGGGGAGTCGACCGGGTCTTCGGCTATTCCGGGGACGGGATCGACGGGGTGATGGGGGCGTTGCGGCGGGCCGGGAAGCCGGCGTTCGTGCAGGCCCGGCACGAGGAGGCCGCAGCGTTCATGGCGGTCGGGCACGCCAAGTACACCGGCCGGCCAGGGGTTTGCGTGTCGACTCAGGGGCCGGGTGCCGTACATCTGCTGAACGGCCTCTACGACGCCAAGCTCGACGGTAAGCCGGTGGTGGCGATCGTCGGCCAGCAGGCGTCGACGGTGCTGGGCAGTGCCTACCAGCAGGAGATCGACCTGGTCCGGCTGTTCGGTGACGTGTGTGCGCAGTTCGTGCAGGCCGCGCACACGCCGGAACAGATGCCGATGCTCATCGACCGGGCCTTCCGTATCGCGATGACGACACGCGGCCCCACCTGCGTGATCCTGCCGCACGACGTGCAGAAGGCTTCCGCGCCGGATCCGGGCACGCACGAGCACGGAGTGATGATGACCAGCCCGGGGCTGCGCCCGGCCCGGGTCGTCCCGTACGACGAGGATCTGCGGGCGGCGGCCGAGGTGCTCACCGCGGGCGAGCGGGTGGCGATCATGGTGGGTCAGGGGGCGTACGGCGCGGCGGACGAGATCGTCGAGCTGGCCGACCGGCTCGGGGCCGGGGTCACCACCTCGCTGTTGGGCAAACCCGTGCTGGATGAGGGCCTACCGTTCCACACCGGAGTGATGGGTCATCTGGGTACCACGGCCAGCGCCGAACTGATGCGTGAATGCGACACGCTGCTGCTGGTCGGTACCAACGATCCGTGGACCGAGTTCTATCCGGCGCCGGGGCAGGCGCGGGCGGTGCAGATCGACATCGACGGCCGGCAGCTCGGCGTACGGTATCCGGTTGAGGTTGCTCTGGTCGGTGATGCCGGTGAGACGGTACGGGCGCTGCTCGCCAGCATCGAGGCGCGGGGTGACCGGGCGTGGCGGGAGCGTGTCGAAGCCTCGGTGCGCCGCTGGCACGACGTGGCCCGCAGCCGCGCGGCTGCTGCGGCTGAGCCGATGAATCCGCAGCACGTGATCCGGTCGTTGAGTGGGCGGCTGCCCGGCGACGGGCGGGTGGCGGTGGACGTCGGGTCGGTCGTCTACTGGTACGCCCGGCATCTGCGGCTGCCCCGTGGGGTTCCGGCGCATCTGTCGAGCACGCTGGCGTCGATGGGCTGCGGTGTCCCGTACGGTATCGCCGCGAAACTGTCCGCCCCGCACAGCCCGGTCGTGGTGCTCACCGGGGACGGTGCCATGCAGATGTCCGGCCTGGCCGAGCTGGTGACCGTGGCCGCGCGCTGGCGGCAGTGGGCCGATCCGCGCTTCGTGGTGTGCGTGCTGAACAACCGGGATCTGGCCGAGGTGAGCTGGGAGCAGCGTGAGGCGGAGGGCGAGCCGCGGTTCGCCGAGTCGCAGGAGCTGCCGGATCTGCCGTACGCCGGATATGCCGAACTCCTCGGGCTGCGTGGCGTGCGGGTCACCTCGGCCGGGGAGATGGAGCAGGCGTGGGAGGCCGCCCTGGCGGCTGACCGGCCATTCGTCATCGACGCGGTGGTGGACCCTTCGGTTCCGCTGCTGCCGCCGGGGCAGCCGTTCGAGAACGTGAAGGCGATGTACGCCGGTCTCGCCGAGGAGCAGGGCCCGCAGGCGCGCCGTGCCGAGGCGCACCTGCGCCGGGAGCGGGCCGACGAGGGTTACGACGACGTGGCCGTCTGA